The DNA segment TTCGCTTCGACGACCCGGAAAAAGTCACCGAACCGCTTTCGGACGGCGAAACGATCGCGGTCGGATCGTCGGCGATCCGCGTGATCCACACTCCCGGCCATTCTCCAGGGTCCGTCTGCTTCCTGGCCGACGGGGACGCCCCCGTCCTCTTCTCGGGCGACACGCTCTTCCGCGAATCGATCGGCCGCACGGATCTCTGGGGCGGGTCCTTTCCCGAAATCGAGCGCTCGATCCGGGGACGTCTGTACGCCCTGCCCGACGCGCTCCGCGTGATTCCGGGGCACGGCGAGGAGACGACGATCGGCTGGGAAAAGGAGCGGAATCCGTTCGTGAGAGCGGAGACGATCTGATCGAGCCGTTTGCTACAATGCGCGGCGGAAGGACGATGGAATGAAACTTTCTCTTCGCGAACAGAGCAAGCTGCTCGCCGACTTCTGGAGCCAGAACCCGGTCCTCGATCCGGAGACGGGCGCGCCGATGCGCGCGTTCTACGTCGAGCG comes from the Thermoanaerobaculia bacterium genome and includes:
- a CDS encoding MBL fold metallo-hydrolase, translated to MTLRVSEVLPVGPLACNCAIVVDDASGLAAVVDPGDEPDRILDALGRAGARAAALLHTHAHFDHVAAAGAVHRATGAPIRLHPDDRFLYDMLTEQGRLFGFRFDDPEKVTEPLSDGETIAVGSSAIRVIHTPGHSPGSVCFLADGDAPVLFSGDTLFRESIGRTDLWGGSFPEIERSIRGRLYALPDALRVIPGHGEETTIGWEKERNPFVRAETI